A region from the Triticum aestivum cultivar Chinese Spring chromosome 3D, IWGSC CS RefSeq v2.1, whole genome shotgun sequence genome encodes:
- the LOC123075701 gene encoding protein IRON-RELATED TRANSCRIPTION FACTOR 2-like yields MEHQMFNDPFTSSMSSLEAEIFSSGHHHLAPSPQWPGLDLDHDIPAAPAANNATSSGGSRSHRKMSHSAYERDSRKQLNEHYSNLRSLLPDDDHHTRKLGNPTIVSRVIKYIPELQKEVDGLEKKKEQLTRASCRPGDDTAPIVSATCLDDREIMVQVSLLNTMAGALPMSKCIKVLENQGLCLISSSASAFQNRTFYSLHLQKTQRTMSKECSTFCDELENAVKQKAGLHPHY; encoded by the exons ATGGAGCACCAGATGTTCAACGACCCGTTCACGAGCAGCATGTCGTCACTGGAGGCGGAAATCTTCTCCAGTGGCCATCACCACCTCGCGCCGTCCCCGCAGTGGCCGGGCCTAGACCTAGACCACGACATCCCGGCGGCGCCGGCTGCCAACAACGCCACCTCCTCCGGCGGCTCGAGGTCCCACCGAAAGATGAGCCACAGCGCGTACGAGCGCGACAGCCGCAAGCAGCTCAACGAGCATTATTCCAACCTTCGCTCCCTCCTCCCCGACGATGATCATCACACT AGGAAGCTGGGCAATCCGACCATTGTGTCGCGGGTGATCAAGTACATCCCGGAGCTGCAGAAGGAGGTAGACGgcctggagaagaagaaggagcagcTGACGCGAGCCAGCTGCAGGCCGGGAGATGACACGGCTCCGATCGTCTCCGCCACCTGCCTCGACGACAGGGAAATCATGGTCCAGGTCAGCCTGCTGAACACCATGGCCGGCGCGCTGCCCATGTCCAAATGCATCAAGGTGCTGGAGAACCAAGGCCTCTGCCTCATCAGCTCGTCCGCTTCCGCTTTTCAGAACAGGACCTTCTATAGCCTTCATCTCCAG AAAACCCAACGAACAATGAGCAAGGAGTGCTCAACATTTTGTGACGAGCTGGAGAACGCCGTGAAGCAAAAGGCAGGACTACATCCACATTACTA g